In the Rhododendron vialii isolate Sample 1 chromosome 2a, ASM3025357v1 genome, TTTAACCCAGATTGATCCTACTCTGATCTAAAGAATATACCTGCAGAATATAATCAGTCTGAAGAGTTCTTTGTTGGCCCGCAATTGCAGTTGCCTGTTAAATTTAATCATGTTCAGGCCTTTCAGTAGAGTTTTTCAACGATGGTGATTATGCATGCTTATGGTTACCTTCATGTAGGTGTCAATGTCACTGTCAGGGACAATTCCtgcttctttctctcttttaatAACTTCCATCATAATTTCTTCATTTCAGAGACAAAAGTCAAAATCAAGTCATATCATTAGGCAAGGTTAAAGGAGTATGCAAAATATCCCAGGAATGAAGAATTACAAGGGAATCGGCTTACACCAATATGGGTAATATTGAAGGAGTGAGGAATCCTACCTGCTTTACTTCCCACACCCTGACAGCGCGCAGAAAAATCAATTGTTTCCCTCACAGTCATCTCAGGTATGTGCAGGTCATATTGGCTTATATAAGCTGATGTTTTTTGAGGAGCAAACTCATCTAGCCTGTAACCATTGTAAGAGATTTCCCCCTTAACCTGAAGAAACAAGAAGGAAAGAGATATAAGATGTTGTCTTTTAAACATGACGTAGCTACTGGGGTAAACTAACCTTGTGAGACTGGTTCAGTTGTCCTGCGAGGGCCAATAGCAAGGTGGTCTTCCCACAGCTTGGGGGACCAAGAAGAAGAGTGAGCCTGCGTACAACAAATCTTCCTTGAACATGAAAGCTTAAATTTTCTCATCCATAGAAATATTAAACTATTGATTGAATCTTCTGTTAACTACAACATTCACCATTTCAGAATTCAAAGAACTCGGCTGAATTGGAAACACTAAAACCGACCTGAATTTTCTGTCTAAAACCTGTGCAAGTGAACATAGGTTTATTATATACCTATGATccttttttttctaaatggGTTGCATTCCCTTGATGCTTCCAAAAAAGTACTATACACCTAATATTCTATTCTCTTCTCTATTTTTCACACACGCGTGCAGGGAGGGAGGGTGCTGCTCTCATTGTGCACTACAATCATAAAGTTGGCATAACTAGGCTAAACTTGCtgtaaaaagtaaagaatttaCTAGGCTTTCAGTCTAATGACTGCTGCCAAAATTCTGTTATTGGTGGGTTGTTAGTTTGTCACTGGTTTAATGATGCTCTTTGCTACTGAGCCACAATTCAAGCTGGGATTCATTCCTCTGCCTGATGTTGTAAGTGTTTTGCAACCACATATGTTGGCAATGACCAATTGCATCAATAATCTTCACATATGAACAGCAATTAAAGCTCCAGCTTTGGTATATTTTGTTGTAACTGTGGTGGAAAATCAGAAATGGTCTCTTCATACTTGTATAATGCTATATATCTGTGCTTGCCTTTCTGATTCTGTGTACTGTTCAATGTAGTGAATGTACGTGCTACCCATATGCACAAGTAGGTATTATTATATTATACTTACCTTGATGGTTTGATGATGCCACTGACACCCTTCAGAACGCTTATCTTGGCCTTTTGAGACTTGCAATGGATGGCCTTTGTGTAAACCTGTTTAAAGGGTTACCTTCATTAAGCTTATTGGGGACGATCAGGTGTGCTGTTTGAGGTCTTAACCTTTCTGTATTATCTTAGTTTATCACGAGTCACGACTTGCAggtttaagcaaaaaaaaaagccacgaTGCTGCTAGTATTAGTTTGGAGGAAAACAAGGCTTCTTACAGATAACACACTTGCAATAGAGTTCCATAGTGTTGGGAGGGGCTTCCCCTGCACAACTTCACACTCTGCTTCCACAAATACATTTCTGTATCTCACCTCGACAGTAGGTAGTTTTACATCAACTCTGTAAAAACAATTGTTCAGTCAGTCTATTCGTTACAGGCGGTCGTGGTGCCCTACTTATATTGAATTCATAAAAGAATTATAGGTAATTGGTAAATAGTTACATAACCGAAAAAGAACAGCCTGATACTTCTTTTAGGCTTCAAGTCAGCTCAGATTTGGGCAGTCCCATGATATGCATGCAACACTATTCAACTAAGGTCATGGAAAAATGTTGGTTGAAGCTCATCATTAAGATCCATCAACAGATTTGATGCATGGACTGCGATCAAGCTAACAGCTCGGAATATCATTTGTTGCTGATAGACTAGCTCATTAGCATTGTGTAGGTGCTGTAGTGATGATCATGTTCCTTTTTGTGGAGATGATGCAACAACATGAATGCAATGAAGTTTTAGCCGTGCAGAAATTGATGACTATAAATCATACAGTGATTATTTATCAAGATTCAACGGCAGGATTACCTTTCTATTCTCTCTCTTAGTTTCTGCAGCAATAAGAGATTATCCTTCTCTATGTGCTTTATGATCTTCTCAATGAACACGTGACGTTCCAACGCTCCAAGCTTGGTGACATCAATCACTCTCTTCCCTTCAGATCCTGTTCTACTTCCATTGCTGTGCTCACTGTCAAACAAAGATGTTCGCAACTGTTTGAAGGCGGGTAGTCTCTCGATGGCAGCCCACTGCAACTCAAGTTCTTCATCCTCCTTTGTTATTGAATCAGAATGACTGCTTTGAAAACTAGAAGCATGATACTGATGTGGTGACTGAATGTTTTTTCCTATACTTACTAGTTCCATCTGAAATACTGTTTTTTCTTGCAGCCTCCCTAAAGGAGATTTTATCTGAAGAACTCTTGGTACGTCTTTGTGTGCCAACTGAAAAGTACTCACTTTTGTTGTTGATAGCCAGTGGCGGCATTACAGATACTGCTTGACCACCTTTTGCTTCGAAATCTGAGGTCAATTGGtaaaatgtataaatagtaTAGATTGTATTTAACGTTTCCGGGTCTTGTTACTAGGAGTCGGTCCCATTCTTTAACATTGTTTTCCTCTTTTAGCTACAAGGCCTTGAGGCCCTTGACAGCTGATGGAACTGTGTGGCCCTTTTTCTTCAtctctttcttcctttcttttgtctttccttttttattttttcgaccGTAGATATCCCACGGTGGTGACAAATGAGATATGTGACTTTCATTTTTAGTGGTAAACTTTGTTACATGAACTTGGGTATGAGTATCTGTACGGTTGCATCTGCAAGTGTTAGACTTTCTTAAAAACTTAAAGTTGATGATAACAGGATATGTCCCATACTTAGTTACGTGTTCGTGGACACGTCTTGAGTACTTGTATAGTTGTACTAAATATCCACTTCAACCATGTGAAAGGTgaaaaatgtttcttttttagCTAATGTGAGTTTCTTTTTTGTGAGATACAACAAAAGTTAGAGGAGCCAAGTGTCGAAATCAGGCACAGACATTATACACAACAAACCTTATCCAAGTGTAGAGTGTTCGAAATTGCACTTACATAATACGTACACCGgaagagtccatgtaacatgaGTAAATGGTAGAGTATGCCTTCAGTGGAAATTAAGTGACATGCTGTTTGCAAGTTGTCTTTTAACCTTTTACCTTGCCTTCTTAAAGAATCTTTAAAATAGCGCTTGTGTGCCCAGTGGCCTCTTAGACACAAAATTTGGAATATCTACGGTCGGAAGGACAACACAACATGGTAGATTGCtatttgtgattttcttttgttgaagtAGAATGATAGCAAAGGACCATAGCTAAGTCATTTGTTTCAAGTCTTGTGTCGTGGAAGCCTGCCCACCATGCACCATGTTGAGTATGTTGtgtctgtaaatatattttttcttttaaaggcgaaaaaaatttattaattgatCTCTAAAAGTAACAATTGTATTTTACCTCAAATTTGTCGTTTGGTTGGATGTAAGGGGCACTTGGAGAtaccatttttttcccttttttgagttatttgttttttgcatttgtgATCTTTCACTTGGAGATACtgttatttttatgtttacaGAGATACTAGATGGTGATAAGCCAAGTCTTTTCTCCCAATTCTTTCGAGGGAAGTCTGCCCCACCCACCCACCGAGGTTGATGGAGTTTGTGAATCACATGGTGGGTCTCATTATCATGCCTTTCAAATTATCAGTTTGAAATTACAGAGCCAACCCTTTCAGTGGCTATGGTGCCATTTGAGAGCGCTTGTGCCTCAATCTGATGGGGCAAGGATATGGAAATTTtagacccaatcagcatcactTGCAATCATGATTCAAGGGAACACCATTCTATTCTTTTAATGCAATAATTGAGTgcattataaaaataaaagagtgtACGAGTCTTTCTGGTGGACAACTGGAAAATCACTACAAACGACATAGTCTGATTTTTCAGCAATAGACATCCTCTACCCCAAGATAAAAACAAAGAACATCATATCTAGGAGGATGAAGTAGTCTTTCTCTCAAGGATCATGGATGAAACATTGgccatcctcttgctctttaTATCTAGTAATGAATTTCACGTTCTATATAACTTCTATAGTACTTGTTCGAACGTACTAACCATCTAGTGAGCCAAACGAACGAACAGTTGGACCAAACTCATGTGTAGATGGACTCTACTTTTCTCTGTTCCCCTGTTCTCATATGCATCTAAGCCGTTAGATCATGTGAAATTTTTGAGACACGAGAATTTAAAGACACGATCCAATGACTAGAGATACAAGGGGAAGAGGGAACAGGAGAAAATTACTGTTAGGGTAAATGTGCTAGTGTACCCACAACATCATAGTAGCATAATTAGCATTCTTATCCAGAGTTTGTAGCCTTGGCTTTGAGTCCTTAATTTTTACTGCTAGCAGTATCGAAAGAGACGACTCTGCCAGTGGAGAAGGTGTCTACCCAGGTTTATGTCCACCCTCGCTTTTATAACCTCTGTTCCAATTTTTCATAGATTTGTTACATATTTTATTCGTTTTACTTGCTTCGGTCTGTTACATGTTACAACCTATGCACCTATTAAGCGTTATGGCCATATGACACAAACAGATCTTGTCGGAGGGGTGAGTGATCAGTAGCATGGGCTCCATCAACTCATTTGTTTCTCACCATGATGGGTGAGAAAGGACGCGTGgttgttttgtcaaaaaaaaaaggtgcatgTATATATATCGGTACATATGTACGCATATAAAAATGTTAGCATGATCTATTCTTTTTTGGAAATAGAACCTGATAAATGTGTGTTGCGATGTTGTCGATTTGATTCCGTTCATAGTTGTGCACGATCAGTTTGAAACACTTAGAACTCTGTTGATCTTGAAATGGCCCTAAGCTTGGATGAGTAAAATGATGTATCATGACTTTGGAGGAGAGGAGAGTGTAGGTGCGGTCAAAATTATCAACCTCTGACCCTTGTTGACCGTTTGACTCGCCAATCAGCAATGGGCACGTGGCCATAGGGCCCGCGCGGCCGGAAAACCCTAGTCAATGTCCTGACCTAGAAGAAACTGTTGACTAGCCAATTGCAGAAGAACACGTGTACAAAGCTTGGGAAAGCGTCGGTCTCCGCGGGAAGGCAAGCTCCGCAGAAGTCTGCTTGTTGTCGCGGAAGAAAGACGAGTCCCAATTATGGAATGGCCTACAACTATTGAAGACTGCGAAAGAAACCCAGCGGGACGCTGCAATTTCAGAATTACAAAAGAGAAACTCAAATAATGTCTGAAGTTCCATTCGGACCATGAGGCAGGGTCCGGAAGCGTTCCACGACGAGATAACGATCGCTGCAGATCGTGACCTTGCTCGAGCGGGAATTGGGGAGATTATAGTGGCTTGGTGGCTTGGGAAGGGGGTTGCGTCGCGGAAAATCTTCCGCGAGCCCCTGGgggtgtagtgcagttggtcaaaGATCGGGCCGCAAGTTGAGGTTTAAACATACCAAGGCTTTGCGCATAGATTCGATCCTCGGCAGCTGCATACTCTGAACTTAACCGCTGCGCAGTGTGTGGGACCGCTGCGCGGTGTGTGGGGCCACTGCGCGCAACACAACCAAGGGAGACTCTCCTAAGGTGTAGCCTATGGGAGAGTCTCCGTCTCCCCTGGGTTATGCCTTTTTTTAAATCTTCCGCGAGAGACAAGTTTTCCAAGACCTGGAGGTACGGCAGGGACACGTGTCGAGGTTTTATAGGAACGTCGTCATAGGTCTGACCTAGGCTTaggtgccctataaatacctctgACATTTCCTTTGATTAGatagagttgatcttttctagagagagattGGTGAGcactaaatttgaaaaatgagaaCATTCTTCCCCAGATAAAAAGTGACGTCACTCAGTCAATCTAGGAAAAGTCAGTCATTACCCCCACGGAGGAAAACAAAGGACACGCTGCATTTGTCTTTTTTGTACCTCTTGCTCCTTCTCTCGCCCCGAAGATTACCCCTCTTTTTCCCTCACTAACCATCGACCAATCACACAAGGgtcggctcataagttttggagatcggaagcgaacctcttgaatgaaacctccctatatttttcatacaatagtggtctacaaagagtcttataaaaaaaaaaaaccattacaaaatataagCGCATATATAATTATCCCCccaaaaaatgaaacttttacaATGcctcaaaatccatcatttgaaaattagtcttcttgcattttttgcTGCAAATGTACTAATTAAGTCTCCATAGTCAAGCTGCTTCTCTAACTCCTTCTTAATGGACAATATAGCCATATTTAATCTTTTTGCTGCAAATGCACATatttaatctttcttgagaAATGGTTGACCAaagataatttttgatcaaGGAATTCTGTATGCAGGTATTTTCCATCCACGGTCATCGGTCGTTGTCTTCCCTTCCCTTCGACTCTCCTCAAGCGTGAAGCGTGAAGCATGAAGCGTTTGCAggtgtttctttcttcttcttttttggatcaGTGCAATATATTATTTCCGACtgtcctttattttctttttttttgtttaatgccTTAGTGTTTCCAATGAGTAATTCCACCATTTAAGCCTATTTTGtgctcctaaatttcaattgacCTTATTTTGTGCAAATGAGGTTAGTggaattcttttttttgggccatatatatatatatataggggaagatcataaaattttgaaagtcctcatttttaactttttttgagAGCCGGAAGCGCAGGCTTTTCTTGCTTTTGCCATCAGCCGACCCTGAATCACACATTTTCAACTCACACGAGATCTACACGCAAGCGCACTCCCGCATAACCCCAACCTACAGAGAGTATATAGACTCTGGTTCTTTGTCCAAGCAAGTTGTAGACGCCTTTTAAAAAGTTGACGAGATCTTTTTGAAAGCAGCAATGGAGGGATTATtaacttttcttcctttttgacGTGGGCTATTAATGGTTTATTAGTCACAATTACTGTTGTTTCGTAGTTAGTGGCTTTCTAAGAAGAAAAGTCAGGTACTTTATCATGTTGCTGTGCACGCACTTCAGTATGCATATAATCTCACAGATTAATGATGACACTTATCTTGAATCGAGCCCGATCATTGAAACTTTTCTTCTAAATTTTAacagtgggagagagagaaagtgtgtgagagagagaacacgTGGAAGGGGAAAGGACGGGGAGGGGGAGGGCCATGGCTACAAAAATGAATTCTAcggaaaaatgattttgtcataccattttttgataatgtcacattctgtaagtgtatttttataataaaaaatatatttgtatggtgtgacattatcaaaaaagagtatggcaaaatcactacccaTTCTATAAAGGCACAAAGATTTTTGTGTGAATTAACAAATTTTTGATCCACTGGTGTTCTACTAACGTacacttttttacttttagataaAGTGCactttttatcctttttttattttttattttgcatcaaatttttttgaattattgagacgaatcaaaaaagtttaaaaaatatttttatctaaatattttaaaaaataaccacttttaagtaaaaaaatattttaaaaaattgattttttttttttgacatggaacGGACACAACGCTAATATACTATAAACAAATATAAGTGGGGTTCAAAATACTCCAAACTCTCAATGCTAAATTCTAACAATTTTGactcttttaaaaaagaaaatttcaaagagggagagaggggaggaTAAAAACGTGGGaataggagggagagagaggggggcagAAATTTGAGTGCTTTCTTATTTTGTCCCCAAACTTTCTTTAAGCTTTCTTTCTAATGTGAGCATCGATTTTTTTGTTGTGATTAAATAAAAATCATTATTGTTGTAGAAGCTGCAACTAATGCTAGGGATTTGGGTTTGGCAGATTCGGTGGTGGTTTTGGTGTCCTTTGACCCTGATTGCTTTGGTTCTCATTTTCGTAGGCCGGATTCAGCCGTTGGCCTCTACATTTGAGAGAGATTGGCTCGGCTTAACGGCAATGCTGTTTTTCCGGTGTTTTGTACAATGATGGTGGTTGGTGTAGTTAGGGTTTGGGGATTGGTTTGGGTGCGCCGGCTCACGTTTGGATGTTTGGGGCtttcattatttattttgaGTATGGATTGGGctttattgttcttttttttgttgtcgaCCATGTAGACCCTCGGGTGTCTTGGGTTTTTGCCCTTGTAATGTttatccaactttttgttgaatttccTTCCCCCTTTCTCCAtttctaataaaatttcatcttttagcgataaaaatatatatatatatatatataaacattaatcaacttttttatttcttcattttgtctcaacttttttatttctttgtatATGTCGTTATTAGCTTTGTGTTCGAttaatgcaaataaaaaaaaacaaatgttgattttttttttaatcctcatCTACTTAGGTATAGATCGACCCAGGCCCAGCAGCACTTCTGCTTGTTAGTCTTTCAAATGAAGATGTTAGAATAAATAGATATAATAAATAATATTGTAATATTGAGAttatgatttgattgtaattaatTAGAATGATTTTCTTCTACAGTATAGTTAATTAGTATGATTTTCTTCCATAATTAGGCTTTCCCTCCGGCCTGTATAAATAAAAGGCTCATTAGAGCATCTGcaatgtaataattaaaattggataaccaaaaattgtcacatcatcttttggttatccatttaacacattgctaaggttagcaatgtaaaggtccacaatgtaataatcaaaattggatagcCAAAACTTGCTACATCACCTTTTAAAACTACAAAATCCTaagaattaaaattttttacaataattttgtaacgcccctaattttaagaacgttaaatagacaatttcattgaaaattaaatggagtctaactcaatattacatcataatccttaacaaaagtacttttattcaaataagggaggaaactagggttcctatctactactccgctTCTTCCAACAAGCCAAAGACCAGGATAACGTAGCCACCATAGACTAACCAATAAGCAGAAACACACTCTGTAGATAACTTCAGTAGTAGTGGTCGCAGCACTGGTATATTTGCATATACACATGCATACGTCTAGGCAAGTCTTATcagcatagagagagagagagagagtagtggtagtggtagtggtagtggtagtggagagagagagagagaaagtagtggttgtggtagtggtagtggagGCGTAGGTAAGATGGTCTGTGGAAATTCAGACGTGTGTTAATCGGAGGTAGTCCTTGTTGGAAGGAAGATGAGTAGACTTGTAACCCTGTGGGAACATTTGTTTGGCCGCCTCATTGGAGACACTGGGAGATATCACCACCGGATCACCAGGTTTCCAGTTGGCGGGAGTGGCCACCTTGTGTTTGGCCGACTTGTGTAGTGCATCCAACACCCTCACCACTTCATCCATGTTACGCCCAACGCTCGCCGGGTAGAGGAAGCTCAGCTTTATCTATCAATTGACACGTACACCACAATTAACATCACATTAATTAAGTCGTAGAAATTCATATTTACCCGCACCCAATAAAAAGAGAGTAGTCAACCATATATTCAGGGCAGCTAACAGAGGAGCTAGGTAGACAAACTATGTAAaaagcgtgtgtgtgtgtgtgtatatatatatatatattatatacctTCTTGTCAGGGCCAACTATGTGAAGAGCACGAGAGGGGACTTGGTTTCCTTGAGCGTCCTTCTCATCAGGGTCAACCATGTTGAGTTGCTGTATCAGCTCTCTCTTTGGATCTGCTACTATTGGGAATTCAACCTTGTACCCATtctgtatatatacacacgtatatattttattatatgCGTGCATCATtaatttaaaaattcacaacttCGGGGACTTGATATGTTTAACACTCAAGTAACGTAGTAGTAAATTAATTCATGCTTTGACAATTGGCTGTGGTTGATGATCTGGTCTCATCATCAAAATGTTTTTACgaaaaggaaagagagtggGGGGAATTGGTGTAACCGCACGTACGTTATAGGCCTCAATGTCCTTAATCCATTCACGGTGAGAGTGGAGATCATCACAAGACAATCCCAAAAGCTTCACTCCCCTCTCCGCAAACTTGTCAGCATATTCGGCCATCTTACCCAACTCCGTGGTGCACACCGGGGTGAAATCCCCTGCATACAAATTCAAATACAAACAGATATATACTATGTATCATGTGTGTCACTATGTGCAGTTAGGAATTAACAGTAGAGCTACTTCTAGCACTTTAGAGCAAATACCCAATTAATTAGTAGTAGTACTTAATTTGAGTGCTTAACATAAACAACAAAGTGGGTCCGTAGTATTTAATTAGTTAGTTATAAATAGTATCAGTGGCGGATCCAAAAAATATGATACAGAGGGGTACTAAttcatatattatatatatatatatacacacacactgcACTAATTCATCATaacttagaatttttttttccataggcAAACATAAGAGAATAATACTATACAAACATAAGAGAATAATACTATACGTATACTTTAACCGGTATCCATTTCATGTATAGGTTTACGATGTTTGTAAAAATACGCACCAACAGTTGAATATTTATTCATCAAGTTCTTTACCTTTTATAATTGACCCCCTAATTTACATATGAAAAAGTACatgaatcaaaaaccgtaaagCACACAATTAAACGCTCTAATGACTAACTAAAGaaatcctaatcctaattaTAACATATAATCGGTATATTCAACTCACATTTACGAAAGAGTACGTTCCCTTAAGAATTTCAGGGATTAAATAGAACTTATATTATATAACTGGTGTAAAACTGATAATTGTTCAAAGGCCAGGGAGTCACGTGCCCACCCTGGTCTCAATGTAAATCCGCTCCTGAATAATATTAGTAATGGAAATTTTACCAGGATGGGAGAAGAGAATGAGCCAGCCATCTCCGATATAGTCATAGAACCTAAGTCTACCATGGGTGGTGTCAACTTCAAGGTTTGGAATGGTGTCTCCGAGGGTCAGCCCTGGCATTTTCGTTTACTAACAGCAATACCAGTAAACtcaaaaacccaacaaattaAAATGACTCTCTTAAGTACCAAAGTAGTTTAATTTAGTAGAATTGGGTTTTCGAATAGCAGTGGCCTGGTTGATCTAGTGGGAAGAACTACAGTAGTATATAAGAAGAGACCCACTCCATCTAGGAGTAGTGGGGGAAGGAATGGGCTTTTTTTCAAAAGAGGGTTGAGGGAAGGAACGAGTGCTTTGTTTGCATGAAGAGAACGTGGCGAGAGTAGTGGGCTAGTGGGACTTCCCGCGTCCACGTGTTAGTCAATTGGGCCCCCCCGTCCCTTCCACAACTGATGAGAACTAGGTCGGTGCAACTTCACCCCAACCTTTCTGGTctcaagaaaaattctaaaacaagCCTACAATAATAAGTATGTGAACGTATATTAAAATGTGTAAAAAGTAGAGGAATTTTAAGGTCGgttcaaaaaattaggttcggacttaatttagtcgtgcacaattatttgtattttttattccaatcaTGCATCTTCACGTGCTTCAGCGCACGGAACTAGAgagcatctagtatagaaaaattatccaatgctccatgaacattagtgcaccattaaaacattatctaaatttcaaaaagtcataacttttgttgtagatattcatttttaaaaaaaattatatttttgaaatctattcAACGATATttactaaacaagatccatattgaatatgaaattatgtaagattaaaaaaatatcatttactatgagaactctctatgagaattgtttttatgagaattgtctctatGAGAAGTGTCTATGATAattatttctatgagaactgttccTATGAGAATTATCTTTATAAGAactatttcggacaaaaatatccttggctctgtgaactgattatgagaactgtc is a window encoding:
- the LOC131316201 gene encoding 1-Cys peroxiredoxin; this encodes MPGLTLGDTIPNLEVDTTHGRLRFYDYIGDGWLILFSHPGDFTPVCTTELGKMAEYADKFAERGVKLLGLSCDDLHSHREWIKDIEAYNNGYKVEFPIVADPKRELIQQLNMVDPDEKDAQGNQVPSRALHIVGPDKKIKLSFLYPASVGRNMDEVVRVLDALHKSAKHKVATPANWKPGDPVVISPSVSNEAAKQMFPQGYKSTHLPSNKDYLRLTHV